GCATAAATGCTCTGCTGCCCGCAGTAATTTGCGGACAATCTTATCTTCGGCATCTGTGTCGATACGGAGATATTCTTTTACCTTGGGCAATGAAACAATCATAAGCCATCACTCCCATAAAAACAGGGAGACACCAGCAAGGCATCTCCCCACACTATATTTACATCAGCCCTTGCCAGCAGTACCTTTGATTTTCAGCATCTGCACCGCTTCCGGCAGTACCAGCTTGCCGTCCACACGTTCCTTCATGACAAAGGCAATCATGCCGTTACCGGCGAACAGCTCGCGCAGTTCCTGAATGGAACGGGCGCCACGGTCACCGATGTTGTAGTAGCTGTAATCACCGAACACCAACGCCGCCTTGCCCGCCTCTGCCGTAGGCATAAAAGGCGTAGTGTGAATCGGATAGCCCAACAGACGGTCAGGCTCGCCCATCTGGTAGGAAGGCTGCCACATATACGCCTGGTTGGCATCCTTCAGCTTGCGGATTGCCGCCAAGGTCTGGTCGTTGACGATAAAGGCTGCACTCTTGCGGTAAGGACGCTTAAGTTTGTAGACTAGTTCAATAAGGTCATCTGCCGTGATGGATGCACCGTTGGTGGTGACACCAGTCTGCGCCGTGGTCAAAAGGCCGGTGGGCTTGTGGTTGCCGTCACCATTGAGGAAGGCATCCTCCTCGGCATTGGCGATAGCCTTGCCGAACTGCTGAATGATGTAACTCTCCAGATTAAAGGCGCTATCGTACAAAAGTTCCTCCGTAACCTTGATCGCCACATGGAGCTTGTAGGCATCCATGATAATCTGGTCGAAGGTGGCATCGCCAAAGCTAAGTGCCCCACCTTCCTCAATCCACGATGCAGCAGGTTTGGTGGCAGCGATGTTGATTTTGCGCTCACCACTGGTGGTAATTTTCGTACCGAGGTTACGCATAATGCACTCCTCATTCAATACATCAATCAGGCGGCTGTCGTATTCCTCCGGCACTAAATAACCGCCATCGGTATCAACACCTTCCTGCAGGACGTTGGATACGTTGCGGAAATTGCTGCGGATGGCGGCAAGCATAGCCTTGCGGTATTCATCTGCTGCCCTGCCCGTTTTCTCTGGCATCTTGGTGGCAGGTTTGTTGACAATCGGCTCAGATGTGGGCTTGGCAAGTTCTGCGTCAATCGCCATCTTCCGTTCCATGCGCTCGATATCCTTGCCGAGAGCCACCACATCTGCCTCCATTTTGTCGTAGGCGGCAGCATCTTCAGCAGAAAGCTTGCCGTCCTTATCCGTGTGACTGTCCAAAAAAGCCTTGGCACCTTCCCAAAGCTGTGCTCTTTTCGTACGAAGTTCCATAATCGTTGCCATAAATAATTCCTCCAATCAGTGAATAAGTAAGTTAAGACGGCTCCTGAGAGCGTCTGCGGATACACGGTTGTCTGGCGCAGCGACCTTAGTGAAATGCTGAGACTGCGCCTTGATTTTGTCGACGAGGGAATTGGTGACCGCCCTCATGGAAAAGAGCATCGCCTCCGCTCCTTCAGAGTTTTTTTCCTCCTCATCGTTGGTAAAAAGAATCTTGTCAGCAAAACCCAGTTCCACGGCCTTCTTGGCATTCATCCAGCTTTCTGCATCCATAAGGTCGGACAGTTGCTGACGGGGCAATCCAGTTTTCAGTTCATAGGCATTGATGATGCTGTCCTTCACCTCTTCCAGCATCTGGATAGCAGCCTGCATTTCCTTGGTGTTGCCGATAACTGCTGTGCTGGGGTTATGCACCATGAACATCCCCACAGGGGACATTTCAACGGTAGTGCCAGCCATGGCAATCATGGTTGCAGCCGAAGCAGCCAGCCCATCAATGCGGACGGTGACATTCCCCTTGTAGTCCATCAGCATATTGTAGATTTGAGCTGCCGCGAACACATCTCCGCCCGGACTGTTGATCCAGACCGTGATATTGCCATCGCACTTCATCAGCTCATCACGGAAGATTCCCGGCGTGACCTCATCGCCAAACCAGGAATCCTCGGCAATAGTGCCGTTAAGCACAAGGGTGCGTTCCCCTGTATCAGAGTCACGCACCCAGTTCCAAAACTTACGCTTCTTCATTTTTACCTCCAGTCTTTCCAAACAGCCCCGCATCCCGAAGCTTGCACAGGTTGCCATTGATGAGATACAGACTACCGCCCTCCTCGTCCGGGATTGGATTCATGTTCTCCATCTCACGGATGTCGTTGGCTGAGAGCCAGCCGTTCTGCCTGCCTACGGCATAACCTGCCATGCGGCTCTGGTAGTCCCCTCGCAAAAGCCCATCCACATTAAACTTGATGAAGTACCGCTTCTGCTCCGCTGGCGAGAGCAACGCCTTCTGCAAGGACTGCTCCCAGCGCACCACCCATGGATTGAGGGTATATTTGACGAACTCCAGGGACTGCTGCTCGATGTTGTTGAAGCTGGATTTTTCCAAGTCGCCAATCATGTGAGGTGGTACTCGGTAGAGCCTGGCAATCTCATCAATCTGAAACTTGCGAGTTTCGAGGAACTGCGCCTCCTCCGGAGGGATGGAAATCTGCTGATAGTCCACGCCCTCCTCCAGCACCACGACCTTGCCTGTGTTGGCTGTGCCACCATAGACCGCCTGCCAGCTTTCTCGTAGCTTGGACGGGTCTTTTAGGACACCTGGATGCTTGAGCACACCGCCCGGTCGAGCCCCATTGGCAAAGAACGCAGAGCCATATTCCTCACAAGCCAACGTCATGCCCACGGCGTTACGCGCCATGGCTATGGGCGAGTAACCCACCAGCCCATCAAAGCCCAACCCAGGAATATGCAAGACATCCTGTCTGCGGAGCTGCACCTGCTGTGCCCCTTTGAGATTGGGGTTGCTGTCATTGCTCGGCGTGTAAGTATAAACAATTTCACCATGCTCATCTCGGTCAACGCTCATGTGTTTAGGGAGCAACGGATACAGCCCCACCACACGCCCCATACCGTCCCTAATAATCTGGGAGTAAGAATTCCCCCACAAAAGCAGGTGAATCATTGCCGTTTCTCGAAATGTGAAAGAAGTCATTTCTGGATTGGGACTGTCGTGTAGCAATGCATACAACGGATGATGTGGCACACGCTCCTTGCCCTGTCCCTTGTACTCATAGACATGAAGCGGCAATCCGGCAACGGACTCAGCCAAGATACGGACGCATGCATACACCGCTGTGGTCTGCATGGCTGTGAATTCATTGACCATCTGCTTACTGACAGATTTGCCGAAGACAAATGGCCAACCACTGAAATGATAAAGATTCTGGGGCTTGTCACGTGAGCGGAAAAGTTTTGTGAAAAAGTTCATAGGTATCACGCTCCTAAAAAACAACGATGATTCGTAAGAGAAATAGAACTAAAAATAAAACTCATTTCCCAAAGGAGGAAACGGACGTGCTTATTATAAACAAGGAACAACTGCAACGAATAAGGCAAATGCAGGAAAAGCATAAGCATTTTTTTCAACGATGGAAAGAATCCCATAAAATAGCTGCTGTAGATTTTGAAATTGAGGATTACGACTTTACAAATGAGCGACTTCCATCCGTTGAAACAATCGATGATGTTGATTATTACTATGACACAATAAGACAAAAACATATCCGTGTTACACCAGAGGAAACCGTCCGGCAGGAAGTAGTTTCCTTCCTTATCGACAAATTGAAAGTTCCTGCGCATATGTTAAGGGTTGAGGAGTCCCTTGCCCACCATGTGAAAAATTGTTTAGACCGTAGCGATGTAGTTATCATGCGCATGGCTGATGACCATGAATCTGTTATTCCCCTTGCTGTTATAGAATGCAAACGTGAGAAACTGGCTCTCGATGATAACATGATTGCTCAGGCTAAAAATTATGCCGAGCAGCTCAAATGCAGTTTTTTCATGCTGACAAATGGCAAGAAAACACTATGTTTTCACATGGATGTAGATAATAACATTTTACGCATCAAAAGTTTTCGCGAATATACGGATATGCTGAATGAAGAATATACAGAGTTACCTACAGAATCCGATTTTCAACGTCGTACCTTTGATGAAATAAAAGACGATCCCCAATATTTTGTTGATGCATATGAAATGGGTACCGAAACAGCAGAGAATGAAGAAAAAATGATATTCTGCTCTAATCTTTGGGAATGCTTACTCGATGATGAGTATGAACTTGTTCCCTACGAGTATGATATTTTTACCTTGTTGAAGGATCGTGGCGTGAGGAGAATATCATGGGGCGATGCCGGTGGAGGCACTTTTAACGCCTGCAGATGTCGTTCTTTCCAGATAAGTTATCAAGGCAAAACGAAAATTATTTCCTTGGCATTTTCCAGTTATTATGGTGCAGTAGGGGTGCAAGATAAGACAGGCCTTTTCGTTATAATTGAAACCAAAGAGCGTATACATTCATCTTTGCAAATCCCCATGGACGCTAAAAACACACTGCAAACAAATGGCTCTATGTGCAGTATCAATCACACGGGGAGAATAACAGTTGGTGCTATTGGCTCCGGTAAAATATCCGACTTACGAATGCTTGTCCAAAAAAAATATCCCAAAATTATAGATGGACAGTTGTTCAAATTAGGCACTCTGCCTTGTGAACGGAGTTTACAGCTTTGTGATGAAGAAGTATGCAATTTCATAGAAAATATTATCTCCTATGCCCTTATCAGAGACGATTACAGAGAGATACGCTTACGTGAATTTCCCTGACCCCTCGCTCTCATATACACTTTCAGAGATATTCTTTCTCCACTAAATTACTCGGTCAAGAGCCATAATGATTAAGGAAAGCACCGCCCTTTCGAGCGGTGCCCTTGTCTTGCTTTCGGCTTAGAAGGTTCTTTCGTAGGAAAGCCTCATGCTCTGAAGTTCTGCCGTGAATTTTGCTCCTCTTGCAATCTCATCGGCGGCTTTCAAAAGTTCCTCCGGCGTGGTGTTACCCCCCATCCTGCAAATGGTTCCTGCGGCTTCGATGTCCAGGCAAACCCTGCGGTCTTTCCAGCTGGTCCTTTCGTTGTTGGTCTTTGTGAAAATCTCGACCCTTGCGAAGCTTTCGGAGGTCTGTTCCGTCATCCAGCCTGTCGAGGTTTCCTTCACCTTGAAGCCGTACTCTTTGCCCTTGCTCTCGATAATCTCGGCGATTTCCTGCTTGGTCATTTTGTTTTCCTCCTTTTTGGTCGTCTGTGTTTTCCCTTTCGGTATGTGTATATTCGCTCTTTATGGGAGAAACAGCAAGTCATAATCGCTATTTATTTATGTATACAATCACTAAAAAACAATCAGTCCCCGGCTGTCATAAACGCTTTCCCCAGCATCATTTCCGCAACGAATCGCACGGTCAAGAGCCATGATGAGGGCAATCGCCCCATCAATCTTCTCCGTGCTTTTTGCTTTGTCTGCCTTGATGTTACCTGCAGGGTCGGTGCGTATGAAGATGTTATCCATGTTCCAGCGAAGGACTGGATGCCCACCGTGGGCGATTTTCTCCTCCAGCACCAGTTTCATCAGTTCCTTAGTCGGAGGGCTCATGCTGGCAAAGCCCTGCCCAAAAGGCACCACCTTGAAGCCCATGCCCTC
The Selenomonas ruminantium AC2024 DNA segment above includes these coding regions:
- a CDS encoding phage major capsid protein, which produces MATIMELRTKRAQLWEGAKAFLDSHTDKDGKLSAEDAAAYDKMEADVVALGKDIERMERKMAIDAELAKPTSEPIVNKPATKMPEKTGRAADEYRKAMLAAIRSNFRNVSNVLQEGVDTDGGYLVPEEYDSRLIDVLNEECIMRNLGTKITTSGERKINIAATKPAASWIEEGGALSFGDATFDQIIMDAYKLHVAIKVTEELLYDSAFNLESYIIQQFGKAIANAEEDAFLNGDGNHKPTGLLTTAQTGVTTNGASITADDLIELVYKLKRPYRKSAAFIVNDQTLAAIRKLKDANQAYMWQPSYQMGEPDRLLGYPIHTTPFMPTAEAGKAALVFGDYSYYNIGDRGARSIQELRELFAGNGMIAFVMKERVDGKLVLPEAVQMLKIKGTAGKG
- a CDS encoding head maturation protease, ClpP-related, giving the protein MKKRKFWNWVRDSDTGERTLVLNGTIAEDSWFGDEVTPGIFRDELMKCDGNITVWINSPGGDVFAAAQIYNMLMDYKGNVTVRIDGLAASAATMIAMAGTTVEMSPVGMFMVHNPSTAVIGNTKEMQAAIQMLEEVKDSIINAYELKTGLPRQQLSDLMDAESWMNAKKAVELGFADKILFTNDEEEKNSEGAEAMLFSMRAVTNSLVDKIKAQSQHFTKVAAPDNRVSADALRSRLNLLIH
- a CDS encoding phage portal protein, which encodes MNFFTKLFRSRDKPQNLYHFSGWPFVFGKSVSKQMVNEFTAMQTTAVYACVRILAESVAGLPLHVYEYKGQGKERVPHHPLYALLHDSPNPEMTSFTFRETAMIHLLLWGNSYSQIIRDGMGRVVGLYPLLPKHMSVDRDEHGEIVYTYTPSNDSNPNLKGAQQVQLRRQDVLHIPGLGFDGLVGYSPIAMARNAVGMTLACEEYGSAFFANGARPGGVLKHPGVLKDPSKLRESWQAVYGGTANTGKVVVLEEGVDYQQISIPPEEAQFLETRKFQIDEIARLYRVPPHMIGDLEKSSFNNIEQQSLEFVKYTLNPWVVRWEQSLQKALLSPAEQKRYFIKFNVDGLLRGDYQSRMAGYAVGRQNGWLSANDIREMENMNPIPDEEGGSLYLINGNLCKLRDAGLFGKTGGKNEEA
- a CDS encoding type I restriction enzyme HsdR N-terminal domain-containing protein; this translates as MLIINKEQLQRIRQMQEKHKHFFQRWKESHKIAAVDFEIEDYDFTNERLPSVETIDDVDYYYDTIRQKHIRVTPEETVRQEVVSFLIDKLKVPAHMLRVEESLAHHVKNCLDRSDVVIMRMADDHESVIPLAVIECKREKLALDDNMIAQAKNYAEQLKCSFFMLTNGKKTLCFHMDVDNNILRIKSFREYTDMLNEEYTELPTESDFQRRTFDEIKDDPQYFVDAYEMGTETAENEEKMIFCSNLWECLLDDEYELVPYEYDIFTLLKDRGVRRISWGDAGGGTFNACRCRSFQISYQGKTKIISLAFSSYYGAVGVQDKTGLFVIIETKERIHSSLQIPMDAKNTLQTNGSMCSINHTGRITVGAIGSGKISDLRMLVQKKYPKIIDGQLFKLGTLPCERSLQLCDEEVCNFIENIISYALIRDDYREIRLREFP